The stretch of DNA ACTGGGTGGAGGAAGCATCCTTGCTGCTGCACCGAGACATCTCAAAGGCCCTGGGAGGAAGAGGCGGGTGGACATGCTCATGCTGAGCATCTCTGGAGCCAGGGGCTCTGCCGTGCCTGTCCGGACCTGCCCGTCCCCAGGCAGAGGTGGGGGCCTCTCTCCATGCCCACCCTTGCATTCCCCAAGGACACACGGAGACCCTACAAATGGCTGCGATACTCCTTCCTCTGCACCTCTGGATGGTTTGGGACAaagaggagctgctcccccaTGAGGCTGTGATGCCCCGGGGGCTTTCCCACAGGTTGGCTAAGCCCAAAGGCACCCATGGCATAGCCGAATCCCAAAGTGCTCGGATGAAACCAGCAGGAATTAAGGCTTAAACGCTTCAGGCTGAGGCCACGAAGGAGAGGTTTGTGGGGAGACTCGAGCGGGGCTCAAGCGCTTTGCTGGATGGGGACCTCCACCAGAGCTACCCGGGGTGAAAgcaggggctggcagagcagcgctgcGCTGCATCTTTCTTGGGGTCTAAGACTTAAAACAAGGATAATTCCCTTATCCTGCTCTTTTCCCTTCAAGACGGTTTGAATTTATGGGGAAAAAGGCAATGGGGGATCTACCTCTCCTTGTCCACGCAGCCGGCGTCACGTTCCTTCAGCCACCCCTGAGTCGTGTGATCTGCGAACGGACAGGTCTGTGCCCAGGCGTCGGGACGAACCGCGTGAGAGGCACCGACGGCGCAGCACAGGATGCTGCCCTCGGGGGACGGGGTCTGGGACTCATTGGGGATGGGACACGCTCAATGGAGGGGTCTTGGCGTCTCCACAAGAGCCAAACAcgtaatttttaaataattcacacGGCTGCTTGGTGGCGTGGGGACAGAGGGAAACCAGCTCGGTAAACACAAGGCAGGGGCATGCAGGAGCGGGGAGACTTACAGCAGAGGAAGATGGCGAGGAGCGGGAGGGCCGACACGGCCGCCGTGCTGACCGTCAGGGTGGTCACATCCACGAACTCCGTGCATCCTTCTTCTGCGGCCAAACAAACCCGGCGTCAGCACAAAACGCCGTCCGAAgcagaaggagagaaaggagaaaggcaaaCGTCTGTGTATGTTGAAAACtagttttgcttttgcaaagacTTCACTTCCCCGGAAACCCCCAATTTGTTGGCTTTATTTTGGAGCAGGTCTAACTCCGAGTGGCCGAGTTGGAGGGATGTTGGGGTTACACATCGTGGACGAGTTTTAGCCTGAGTGTGGCGAACCCTTGGGGTGGTCCCTGGGGCACCCCCTCTCACCGTGGCGATGGTGGATGTTCTTTATGAGGACGCTGGTCGTCAGCACCACCGAAACCACCCCTCCGGGAGCAGCGTAGCCCAAGGTGCGCTGTGCTGGCCGAGGGAAAGGCGACAAAGCGACGTTAGTGCGCGTTAGGGGACACAGGTGGGGAGACCCGCCCTCACCCACGGGCTGGTGCAGAATCCACCAGCCTGAGTTAGCGCAGAAGTAGaaataaagttttcattttaaaaagttgagatttggggcaaagtAAAACCCCCGTCGACCAGTTTTgtctccctccctgccacccttGCTAAAACCACTCGcctgttttgcttttgagttgGGTGAACTTTGTAGGCTGGAAGGTGACAGTGGCGGAGACGAGGAGGTTCACCACGACCACGTACGTAAGGGCAATCTCTGGCAATATGATCGCAATAGAAGGGCCTGAAAGAAAGCAGGACAAGGCAGAGCAGCAGTTCTTGCGCTTGCCAGCCACCTTCATAGTTTTGTTAACGCCCCATTGTAtccctttcccccctctcctgACTCCCAGCCTTCCCAGTCGGTCCTTGCAAGAACCCTCTCCATCCCTTGATCATCCCTTGTCccagcaacctgggctggtgggaggtgtccctgcccagggcagggggtgccactgggtgggctttaaggtcccttcccacccaaaccatgctgtgattctgtgattctatgattttccatGCCCTTCTGCAGTTAACTCTGGGAAAGGGCTCTGGGTAAAGGAGAACAGCTGTAGTAACTGTATGGATGGTGGTCCAGGCGCCCACGACTAGCTGAGATCGCGCCTGGGGCAGCCACGTGTGGCTCTGGCCGGGTCTATTCCCGCATGTTTAGCTGTGTGACCCTCCCTCTGCGGGGCGCTGCCTTCCTCCCTGACCTCCGTGGGACTCTACCTCTCCCGTGGGCTCTGCACCCCGTATGGTTTGCACAGCAAGGATTGCTTTGGGGTCCCCCACCCCAAACCGCCCCGCGGCCACCTCGTACCTTCCTCTCGCATCCAGAGGATCCCGGCGGTGCCTGCCAGGACGGAGGCGATGCACACCAGCCCGCAGGTGTAGGCGCTGAGCCACCTCCACAGCTCCCCCCCTAGACACACAGAGCAGCGTGGGGTGACAGCTGTGACCCCTCCTGATGGCCCGCGCCAGCCCCCACCCCTTCCTCAGGGTGGGATGCAGCCCGTCCCCGTCTGGGATGCTCCGGGGTATCCCTGGCCAGGGCCTGGTGGGTTTGACCTGCTCTTTAGCGTGGGTAGCTGGGAAGGGCTCTGTGCCCCCCGGTACAGTGTGTTAAACTTATCAATGGAGCCTTGTAGTAAGAGGAATGCTCCTGAGAAAcatctttttctgtaaaaatgtcaATCGATCGCCTCAACTCTCTAGGACAAAAATGTCTGGGAAGTGCGAGGATCCAACCCCGCTTGAAAACAGAGTAAAATCAGTTTTCACCGTTAAAAAAACATTTGCCAAGGAAAGTTTTTCTACTCTTAGGAAGACCTGCCAGATGACATGAAGATGAGGTGTTTCGACAGGTGGAAAGGGAATTAGCTGATTACCAGCTCTTCCCACAGCAACGCTCCTCGCTCTCCCCCaccagagaagggaaatggggttcagctgccccccagctgcaGACTCACTTATTCTTAGCTTTTCAGACTGGCAGACGGGAAAAATTAATCCCCATCCCGAGATGGCAGCAAAGACCAGAGCAACCACCGCAAGCCTCAGCGCATCCTGCAAGGGAGGGGAGAGACCTGGAAAaaacccaaggagccaggagtCAGGCCACCAGCAGGACCAGCATGGACGGCGCTGGTGGGCCATGGGGCTTCTCTGTCACCAGGACAGATTGAATTTATTCTCCAGCTGGTGGCCAAATCAGCGCTTTCTGGTGCGGTCGATGGTCCATGAAATGCCCAACGTGGGATGTGTGCTGTCCACAGGCTTTCCATCCACCACCCCCTGCCCATGTCCTCCTCACCATCACCTTGGCCAAGGGCCGTCACTTGGGACCTTCTCCAAGAGGGAACAGCCAGTCTCCTGCCAAGGACGGTGCCTTGGTGGGATCAGAGACTGGGAATTGCTGCTGTTCATCCTGCCGTGGGGAGCTCCTGTCAACAGCACGTGGACCACAACCCTGGGAGGGCGGCCAGGCCTTGGGGGATGGAGGCAGAGGGATGGGATGAAACCACCCAGGGAGCCCCAGGGAAGGGTGGAGAGCAGGAAGAGCGGTGGGAGGGTGAAACCCCAGCAGCGATCACCTGCAATGGTGATGTTCAGGGAGGTTTCTTGCCAGCTTATCCCATTGCTGGCGTTGCAGGAGTAGCAGCCGCAGTCCGACTTCTTCACCGATCTCAGGTACAAAACGCTGAGGCTCTCGGAGAGGCGGAAACCTCTGTctgggggaaggggctgcccatCTTTCTTCCAGGCGACGGTGTCCACCCTGCCCTCCGCCACATCGCAGAGCACCTTGCCGGTGGCCCGGGCCACGAGGACACTGGTCCACAGCCGAGGGCGAGACACGGGCTCTGGAGAGGGGACAGAAACACCAGCACGTCTCTCAGACATGACCTGGAGCATCCGCGATGGGGATCTGGGCTGCAGTTGtcactgcagcatccctggggccgCAGCGGTGCAATGGCAGGTGCTTCCCCTGGAAAGTCCTGTCCTGGCCAGGGCTGCTCCGCTTTCCAGGTTTGGGGCGGTTTCTTTTCCAACTGAGTCATTGTTTTTATTGCGTTTGGGTAAATACggggcattttaaaatatgtgaggaaatgagaaaaaagaggaaaaggattcAGATGCCTCTTGGATTTCTGTGTGGTGGAAAGGAGAAGTGGGCGGTGAAGGGCTGTGGTGGCATTGTAGCAGCAGTGTTATTACAGCAGGAAAATATAGCGCCAGAGCAAATTAAGGGAAGTGCGAAGAGCAATATTGAGGAAGAACTTGTGTGTTATTAAAGTGTCCTCTGATCTCTGCGACGGTGGCTGGCGCCTGCAAATTGCAAACAGTCACCATGGTCTGAGGGGGAGATTTTCCGTGACGTCTCCACCCTGCTGGGCTCAGTTCCACGGGCTCTGCCAGGGCCCCCTCTCGAAAGGTGCCAGGGGTTCTCTCCGCAGGTGGCAGCGGGTACATGGCATCCCACCTGTCCCTCCGTCCCCGCACAAGGGAGGGAATTGCCTTTCCAGGATGGAGCCCAGCCCTCTGTCACAGCCAGGCACCCTAGAAGGTCTCCTTGGGCAGCACCACCAGACCTCCACTGGGACAGGTTGGGAACCTCTTCCCAAAGTCTCCCTGGTGATGTCTCCACACATGGCAGGTTCAAAAAAACCTCAAGATTAGACTTAACTCAAATCCCTTCTCCAAATCCCTTTGGCATATGGGCCATATACAAATAACGCCGCTGCTCTGCTTGCACCCATcaccccgctcctccctcccatgCCCACCACTTACTGAGGACTTCCAGCAAGATTTGCAggttctccctctctcccacgtTGACAGTCACTTTGTAGATGCCACTGTCACTTTCGTGGACGTCCTCCAGCAAGAGAGATCCATTGGATGGGTGGAAAATGGCTCGTCCTGCGTAGGGCGGGTGGATGGTTGGGCTGTGGGACCCGCTGTAGTACTGCAGGATGGTGCGGGAGCTGGTGCCGTTGAGGCGCTCCCACCGCGTGGAGTAGATGTGTGTGACGTTATCCGGCCCGGGAAGCAGCACCGAGGATCCCACAGCGGCGGTTTTTCTCTCGAGGGGTCCCATCGCCTCGGCAGCCTCttgcaaaggcagcagcagccctgggtggcaggggaagggaaggtggtcTGGGGAGACGGAGCAAGTGGGCATGGCTTGGGAGAGGCTTTGGTACCCCCTGTGCCAAGGACACACATGGGGCACCTGGACTGCTCGGTCACAGCCTCTCACAAAGCCATCGCCATCGCCCGTCGTGCTGCCGGGCAGGGGGACATCCCGGCCAGAGCTGATACGGGTGCCTAAATAGAGCCCGGGCTCCTTGGAGATACCTGGCTGCAGGGCTGCGAGCCTTTTCTGCTTGAGCTTTGTGGTGGCATTGCCTCCCAGCCTGCGCCCAGAAGGGACTTTCTAATCCTGACCTAATTTCCATGGCTCATTCCCAATTCCTGGTCTTGCTTGGGGCTGAAGGTGTCGACACCCTCCCAGCAGAGCGGGACGCAGATGTCTCCCCCAAACACAGGGCAATTTCTGGCCTTGCCATGACTTGGGCTCGTAACGGGCGCTTGAGGACTTGAAGAGGAGCCGCTGTTGTAGGTCACAGCTCcagccctgaggaaaaaaatgagcttTCTAGGAAAGCCAGGCAAAAATCACTGCTACAGCCCTATCTTGtaaaggtgattaaaaaaaaaaaaaggtgaggtTAAAGGGTTTAAAGCAAGGAGCCAGCCCTaggcagaggaaacaaaaggaaaggtatttatttattagatAGTAGATATCTGTTAGGTATTTATCtattagattagacattaggatgacgttctttacactgagggtggtgagacactggcccaggttgcccagagagggggtggaggccccatccctggagacattcaaggccaggctggatggggctctgagcaacctgatcgagttgaagatgtccctgctccctgcagggcgttgcactggatggcctttaagggtcccttctgACCcgacacattctgtgattctgtgattctgcgattatCCACCCAGGCAGAGGGGCAGTTAATGGCAGCGGCCACCCCAGGACTCCTGAGAGGCACCAGGATTTCTGCTAAAGGTGCTGGTCTCCTCGGCGGAGCCGCCAGCCTGGCCCTTCTGTGGGAGCGGGGGCTCTGagctgcccgggggctgcggggtctGTGCAGACCCTCACCCCCCGCCCGCCTCGGCCCTTCGCCCCCCAGCCCGCGCCGGGATGGCCCCACCGAGCAGCCCTCGGCGTGCATCCACCCCGCCACCCGCCAGCCCTGACAGTAATGAGAGGACACAGGGTAACAACCTCAAACagagaggggaggtttaggtgagatctggggaagaaactctttgctgtgaggggggtgagcccctggcccaggctgcccagagaagctgtggctgccccatccctggaggggttcaaggccaggttggacggggcttggagcaacctgggctggtgggaggtgtccctgcccagggcagggggtgggaatgagatgatctttaagatcccttcccacccaaaccattctgtgattctgtgtgattcgcATTTCTCACTCTCATAACCTGAAGAAGCAGCTGTCggcttttatttctgtgccttCAAGCCCCCCAACCTGTAAGACGCGCCGGGAGAAGGAACAATCTCGTGACTGAAAATCCCCTTGCTGTAGCAAAACACTGTTTATACGGGACATGCGGGACCACTAGCAAAAGGTAAGAGAAAATACCTCATCACAGGCATCTTTTACTACTGCGATATCCAAAGCTCATCCTATAGCCACTCAAACAGAGCTCACTGACCCCCACGGCATCTGAAAATCTAGCttattacaattaaaatattagCTTATTATAGCTTATTATAATTACATAgcttatatataattatatattattatatataataggtaattatatattataacacaattatatatttttataccttattataatataataattataatattatAATCTAGCTATATTATAATCTAGCTATATTAAGtgggtttcttttctatttcagatTCTCACCCTGAAAATCTTTGTACATTAGTGCTTCAAGGCAGCCAGTACATACGTAAAGGACCCCAGAGAGACGGCTCACATAACTGCAATAAATTTGGTGTTATTCCGTATATCAGCCCCGGTATAAATCTATCCGCAGTAGACTTTTAGCCCTGGCACCGCGCCTAACGCTTGAGCTGCCTCTGCCTCCTCAGCCTGTGGGCAGCGGAGCAGAGACACCCTGCCCGTTCAGGTTAAGCGTTTTGCCCCGTCTAAAAAGTCAAATCTGTAGGGACCAGGGATCCCCCTGCACGGCTGCTGAAGCCTCAGGCTCTCCGCGGGTCTCCAAAAGGCGAGGATCTGGCCCGGAGCCCGCTGGACGGCACGGGcaccctgcccagcctgggcacCATTTACCTGCCAGGAGCATCCAGTTGGTCCCCAGCAGCTCCGCGGGATGGCACATCAGCATCTGTCAGGGAAAAacggcacaaaaattgccatgtttttaaaaatccccCTTAAAAACCCGCTCTTTAATGAGAATAACAGGTCAGGCTGTACCGTGTGAGGAAGGACTGGGTTTCTGACGATGGTGAGGGCAGTGCTGTGGATGGTCCCAGCCTGGACTGGCTCCAGCCTCACCGTTTTCCTGCCAACTGCTCCTCTCCTTCTGTGCTGCCTCCTCTCACGCGGACCCTTCCCGggtggcagctcccggctctcTCCCGGCTCCCTCCCACTCTCTCCCGGCTCTCTCCGGTGCCGGCCGCTCCCTGTCGCGGCGGGCGGCGtggtgggaaggcagagctggctggtggcagcagcgGCTCCCGGCGCTGCGATGGCCGCTGTGCCGGGGATGCCCAAGGGGACGTGCGGCAGCCCCAGGGGGCACACGGGCAGAGCTGCTCATGCACCCCAGAAACGGCCCCCTTGCGAGAAAAGCCCACGCCAGGGAGAATAACCCACCTGACTCCGCTTCTAGGGGAGGTTTCCTATTTCAGTTCTTGCAGCAATAAAAATTACAGGGGATGTCCCGGATCATTTCCATGCCCCGAGGCCAAGAgatccatccccatccctttcTTACACATCGCTCATCTTCCATCCTGCCCCCGGGGAGCGTCCCAGCTCCCGGAGCAGAGGTTGAGCTCAGCCTCCAGCCTGTTTCCCGCGGTGGCCAGGGGCTCGGGCAGGCTCCCCAACACTCGTCCCACTGCCGGCAGCTTTTTCCTCCACCGAGGCAGGTGCGGACCGGGATCATCCACGTCCCACAAGCTTTCTGCAAAGGCAATTTCAGTTTAAGGCGGAGACATTTCTGGGATCAGAGGAGCACGTGGGGACCTGGgaagggctgagctctgccccagAGCAGCGGGGAAGCTCTCCTGCCCTGCCGAGCGCGGCTGGCCCCGTCCGACTCCCCCGCACCAGCAAAACCAGAGGGAGACGGATGCTGGGCAGGACAGCTGCGCGGAAAGCGTTAGGAAGCGGCGGGTGGGTGTAGATGTCGTGGGGTCCAGAGCACCGACACGATGACACCCGTTGGCTCCATCAGCCCTGTCCGTGTGGCCCTGCCAGCCGGGGAAAGCACCCAGCCCGCACCGTCTGCCTGGAGCGGGGAGAATAAAAGTGAACATCAGCCATTTGGTTtgggggccagcccagcccaaacccacCACAGCGCATCCGACCcggtcctggtttgagcaacacaggactcaTTTCTCTTCTAACGCCTGGGAAAACTGCCCTTTTGGAAGGCTCTAGTGTCTGAACTGGTGAAactatttactttacagccagctctggggtgtgggtttcaaggtctcggtgttttcgagttccccaggtgcggggacgaggaggaacGACACCCgagcacttgacccaagctgccaacgggaTTATTTCATCCCATGAATgacacattcaatataaattagaaagtttgctgaggagttctctctctctctctctctctctcatcccgAGCACtccctgccccggtgccggagccctgagcccttcccttcctccgcagccgcagcgctcgcagggtcccacgttggctgtccctgcggggagtgcacggcttccgctggggagcgggctggggatAGTCCTCGTCTATTTTCCATTAGTATTGGGATCGATATTgcttctttagtgttattaatgctaattatctagtcttattctattaaatctgtttacgTTTCAACCCTCGGGCTCCCTCGTTTTCCTGATTCCcattcctgggtggggaggggtcatcgggtgatggaataattgtctaaaggacaataaattgctgtgggttcctCAAGCCATAACAGACCCTTATGCTGTGGTCAGTCTGA from Chroicocephalus ridibundus chromosome 9, bChrRid1.1, whole genome shotgun sequence encodes:
- the LOC134520462 gene encoding uncharacterized protein LOC134520462 isoform X4, which codes for MLMCHPAELLGTNWMLLAGLLLPLQEAAEAMGPLERKTAAVGSSVLLPGPDNVTHIYSTRWERLNGTSSRTILQYYSGSHSPTIHPPYAGRAIFHPSNGSLLLEDVHESDSGIYKVTVNVGERENLQILLEVLKPVSRPRLWTSVLVARATGKVLCDVAEGRVDTVAWKKDGQPLPPDRGFRLSESLSVLYLRSVKKSDCGCYSCNASNGISWQETSLNITIAGLSPPLQDALRLAVVALVFAAISGWGLIFPVCQSEKLRISESAAGGQLNPISLLWWGRARSVAVGRAGGELWRWLSAYTCGLVCIASVLAGTAGILWMREEGPSIAIILPEIALTYVVVVNLLVSATVTFQPTKFTQLKSKTAHLGLRCSRRGGFGGADDQRPHKEHPPSPRRRMHGVRGCDHPDGQHGGRVGPPAPRHLPLLAFEMSRCSSKDASSTQ
- the LOC134520462 gene encoding uncharacterized protein LOC134520462 isoform X7 yields the protein MGPLERKTAAVGSSVLLPGPDNVTHIYSTRWERLNGTSSRTILQYYSGSHSPTIHPPYAGRAIFHPSNGSLLLEDVHESDSGIYKVTVNVGERENLQILLEVLKPVSRPRLWTSVLVARATGKVLCDVAEGRVDTVAWKKDGQPLPPDRGFRLSESLSVLYLRSVKKSDCGCYSCNASNGISWQETSLNITIAGLSPPLQDALRLAVVALVFAAISGWGLIFPVCQSEKLRISESAAGGQLNPISLLWWGRARSVAVGRAGGELWRWLSAYTCGLVCIASVLAGTAGILWMREEGPSIAIILPEIALTYVVVVNLLVSATVTFQPTKFTQLKSKTAQRTLGYAAPGGVVSVVLTTSVLIKNIHHRHEEGCTEFVDVTTLTVSTAAVSALPLLAIFLCYHTTQGWLKERDAGCVDKERAFEMSRCSSKDASSTQ
- the LOC134520462 gene encoding uncharacterized protein LOC134520462 isoform X1, coding for MLMCHPAELLGTNWMLLAGLLLPLQEAAEAMGPLERKTAAVGSSVLLPGPDNVTHIYSTRWERLNGTSSRTILQYYSGSHSPTIHPPYAGRAIFHPSNGSLLLEDVHESDSGIYKVTVNVGERENLQILLEVLKPVSRPRLWTSVLVARATGKVLCDVAEGRVDTVAWKKDGQPLPPDRGFRLSESLSVLYLRSVKKSDCGCYSCNASNGISWQETSLNITIAGLSPPLQDALRLAVVALVFAAISGWGLIFPVCQSEKLRISESAAGGQLNPISLLWWGRARSVAVGRAGGELWRWLSAYTCGLVCIASVLAGTAGILWMREEGPSIAIILPEIALTYVVVVNLLVSATVTFQPTKFTQLKSKTAQRTLGYAAPGGVVSVVLTTSVLIKNIHHRHEEGCTEFVDVTTLTVSTAAVSALPLLAIFLCYHTTQGWLKERDAGCVDKERAFEMSRCSSKDASSTQ
- the LOC134520462 gene encoding uncharacterized protein LOC134520462 isoform X6, which encodes MLMCHPAELLGTNWMLLAGLLLPLQEAAEAMGPLERKTAAVGSSVLLPGPDNVTHIYSTRWERLNGTSSRTILQYYSGSHSPTIHPPYAGRAIFHPSNGSLLLEDVHESDSGIYKVTVNVGERENLQILLEVLKPVSRPRLWTSVLVARATGKVLCDVAEGRVDTVAWKKDGQPLPPDRGFRLSESLSVLYLRSVKKSDCGCYSCNASNGISWQETSLNITIAGLSPPLQDALRLAVVALVFAAISGWGLIFPVCQSEKLRIRGELWRWLSAYTCGLVCIASVLAGTAGILWMREEGPSIAIILPEIALTYVVVVNLLVSATVTFQPTKFTQLKSKTAQRTLGYAAPGGVVSVVLTTSVLIKNIHHRHEEGCTEFVDVTTLTVSTAAVSALPLLAIFLCYHTTQGWLKERDAGCVDKERAFEMSRCSSKDASSTQ
- the LOC134520462 gene encoding uncharacterized protein LOC134520462 isoform X2, which codes for MPTCSVSPDHLPFPCHPGLLLPLQEAAEAMGPLERKTAAVGSSVLLPGPDNVTHIYSTRWERLNGTSSRTILQYYSGSHSPTIHPPYAGRAIFHPSNGSLLLEDVHESDSGIYKVTVNVGERENLQILLEVLKPVSRPRLWTSVLVARATGKVLCDVAEGRVDTVAWKKDGQPLPPDRGFRLSESLSVLYLRSVKKSDCGCYSCNASNGISWQETSLNITIAGLSPPLQDALRLAVVALVFAAISGWGLIFPVCQSEKLRISESAAGGQLNPISLLWWGRARSVAVGRAGGELWRWLSAYTCGLVCIASVLAGTAGILWMREEGPSIAIILPEIALTYVVVVNLLVSATVTFQPTKFTQLKSKTAQRTLGYAAPGGVVSVVLTTSVLIKNIHHRHEEGCTEFVDVTTLTVSTAAVSALPLLAIFLCYHTTQGWLKERDAGCVDKERAFEMSRCSSKDASSTQ
- the LOC134520462 gene encoding uncharacterized protein LOC134520462 isoform X3, whose translation is MLMCHPAELLGTNWMLLAGLLLPLQEAAEAMGPLERKTAAVGSSVLLPGPDNVTHIYSTRWERLNGTSSRTILQYYSGSHSPTIHPPYAGRAIFHPSNGSLLLEDVHESDSGIYKVTVNVGERENLQILLEVLKPVSRPRLWTSVLVARATGKVLCDVAEGRVDTVAWKKDGQPLPPDRGFRLSESLSVLYLRSVKKSDCGCYSCNASNGISWQETSLNITIAGLSPPLQDALRLAVVALVFAAISGWGLIFPVCQSEKLRISESAAGGQLNPISLLWWGRARSVAVGRAGGELWRWLSAYTCGLVCIASVLAGTAGILWMREEGPSIAIILPEIALTYVVVVNLLVSATVTFQPTKFTQLKSKTAQRTLGYAAPGGVVSVVLTTSVLIKNIHHRHEEGCTEFVDVTTLTVSTAAVSALPLLAIFLCWPLRCLGAAARMLPPPSRGRSGHFSLG
- the LOC134520462 gene encoding uncharacterized protein LOC134520462 isoform X5, translated to MLMCHPAELLGTNWMLLAGLLLPLQEAAEAMGPLERKTAAVGSSVLLPGPDNVTHIYSTRWERLNGTSSRTILQYYSGSHSPTIHPPYAGRAIFHPSNGSLLLEDVHESDSGIYKVTVNVGERENLQILLEVLKPVSRPRLWTSVLVARATGKVLCDVAEGRVDTVAWKKDGQPLPPDRGFRLSESLSVLYLRSVKKSDCGCYSCNASNGISWQETSLNITIAGLSPPLQDALRLAVVALVFAAISGWGLIFPVCQSEKLRISESAAGGQLNPISLLWWGRARSVAVGRAGGELWRWLSAYTCGLVCIASVLAGTAGILWMREEGPSIAIILPEIALTYVVVVNLLVSATVTFQPTKFTQLKSKTAHLGLRCSRRGGFGGADDQRPHKEHPPSPRRRMHGVRGCDHPDGQHGGRVGPPAPRHLPLLSHDSGVAEGT